Proteins encoded together in one Myxocyprinus asiaticus isolate MX2 ecotype Aquarium Trade chromosome 21, UBuf_Myxa_2, whole genome shotgun sequence window:
- the adam8a gene encoding disintegrin and metalloproteinase domain-containing protein 8a, with amino-acid sequence MRYTGLFISLLSFVYTWENLEAADPALPHVMHYDVVRLQALKERTKRSVFSLKTYPEKLEYALAVDGRNFNISLHRNRELLGKHYTLAHYNEDGISETSGNIDHCYYQGYIQEIEDSSVSVGLCSGMQGFLRAGKQVYLIEPLEESVDGDHAIYKQEHLRSKRGAFGYINDTVYDLGPRFSGLYKSKNMKNKAPSGGQRIVEMVLVVDHKEYKRFGSVKNIEERMMLVTNHVDKLYRPLNIRVMLVGLEIWSQRDMIDVSHIPNETLERFLKWRQEILLKRKKHDNAHFITSIDFQGSTVGLATVNAMCSQSSGAVNEDHNDNPVAVASTIAHEMGHNLGMSHDNTNCGCSSSNGCIMQDSIGYVYPDSFSTCSQASLKTFLQNYDSSCLLDMPNDGELYGGPVCGNAFVEKGEECDCGTVKECNNPCCNASTCRLTKDAHCAHGECCHNCQLMQSGILCRQSGHDCDLPEYCTGESAFCPKDDYKMNGIPCNFNQGYCYNGQCPTHQEHCKFLWGSDADVDADTCFRHNLYDGTSKSAEHMKCGKIYCSGGNEFPITTKKLIVTLQSRTCYMALDSSPTEDLGMVPTGTKCGSNKVCYNNLCLDISIYGTENCSDKCNNRGVCNHEGKCHCDPGWAPPYCDVQLSELPKIKQALVIGVTTSVVVLVLIIIIGALLCSRNIIAEIKKKRSLKDTHSSSGQCNPAFQLGSAKNSPRFAQPCISQPTFLETSSSLTCKPLHASAVPYRPAPLPPKDSTQTRMQQIMKPSVPPVSYFHPTQAKPLLPKLESKPLPPSRPLPPLMSKSEAKPKPPPVPPAKPAGIHPAHAPPKAIQKVALKPPARPR; translated from the exons ATGAGATACACTGGATTATTTATATCACTGCTTTCTTTTGTTTATACATGGG AGAACCTTGAGGCAGCAGATCCAGCTTTACCTCATGTGATGCACTATGATGTTGTCCGACTTCAGGCACTTAAAGAGCGAACGAAAAGGAGCGTCTTTTCTCTCAAG ACCTATCCTGAAAAACTTGAATATGCTCTTGCTGTGGATGGGAGGAACTTCAATATTTCTTTGCACAGAAATAG GGAGCTTTTAGGAAAACATTACACTCTGGCACATTATAACGAAGATGGGATTTCGGAGACTTCTGGCAATATT GACCACTGCTACTATCAGGGATACATCCAAGAAATAGAGGATTCTTCTGTTAGTGTTGGTCTGTGCTCTGGAATGCA aggATTTCTGAGAGCAGGAAAGCAAGTTTACTTGATTGAGCCCCTAGAAGAGTCTGTGGATGGTGACCATGCTATATACAAACAAGAGCATTTAAGGTCCAAGAGGGGGGCCTTTGGATACATTAATGACACAGTCTACGACCTTGGTCCAAGGTTTAGTGGACTGTATAAAagcaaaaacatg AAAAACAAAGCCCCCAGTGGAGGACAGCGGATTGTTGAGATGGTTTTGGTTGTTGATCATAAGGAG TACAAAAGGTTTGGGAGTGTTAAGAATATTGAAGAAAGAATGATGTTGGTCACAAATCATGTGGACAAG CTCTACCGGCCTTTAAACATACGTGTCATGTTGGTAGGACTTGAGATTTGGTCACAAAGGGACATGATTGATGTCAGCCATATACCGAATGAAACTCTGGAACGTTTTTTAAAATGGCGTCAGGAAATTCTTCTCAAGAGGAAGAAGCATGACAATGCCCATTTTATTAC TTCTATAGATTTTCAGGGATCCACTGTTGGGTTGGCAACAGTGAATGCTATGTGCTCTCAATCCTCGGGTGCTGTGAATGAG GACCATAATGACAATCCTGTTGCAGTGGCTTCTACCATTGCTCATGAAATGGGACATAATCTGGGCATGTCACATGATAATACAAACTGTGGGTGCTCGTCTAGCAATGGCTGCATTATGCAAGATAGCATTGG GTATGTTTACCCTGACTCCTTCAGTACTTGCAGTCAAGCATCCTTAAAGACTTTTTTGCAGAATTATGACTCCAGCTGTCTGCTAGACATGCCAAATGATGGTGAATTATATGGGGGCCCAGTGTGTGGGAATGCTTTTGTGGAAAAAGGCGAGGAGTGTGACTGCGGAACGGTTAAG GAATGCAACAATCCCTGCTGCAATGCCTCCACTTGTCGGCTGACCAAAGATGCCCATTGTGCACATGGGGAGTGCTGCCACAATTGCCAG CTGATGCAGTCAGGCATTCTGTGCAGACAAAGTGGTCATGACTGTGATTTGCCAGAGTACTGTACAGGAGAGTCAGCCTTCTGTCCCAAAGATGACTATAAGATGAATGGAATCCCCTGCAATTTTAATCAGGGTTACTGTTACAATGGACAATGTCCAACACATCAGGAACACTGCAAGTTTCTGTGGGGATCAG ATGCTGATGTAGATGCCGATACCTGCTTTCGTCACAATTTATATGACGGAACGTCCAAGTCCGCTGA GCACATGAAATGTGGGAAAATATACTGTTCTGGTGGGAATGAGTTCCccataacaacaaaaaaattgaTAGTAACCTTGCAATCAAGAACCTGCTACATGGCTTTGGATTCCTCGCCCACAGAAGATTTGGGGATGGTTCCTACAGGCACCAAATGTGGTTCTAATAAG GTGTGTTACAACAACCTTTGTTTGGACATTAGTATATACGGTACTGAGAACTGTTCTGATAAATGCAACAATCGTGgg GTGTGCAACCATGAAGGAAAGTGTCACTGTGATCCAGGTTGGGCACCACCCTATTGTGACGTTCAACTGTCCGAACTTCCAAAAA TCAAACAAGCTTTAGTCATTGGTGTGACTACATCTGTAGTCGTCTTGGTACTGATCATTATCATTGGAGCACTGTTGTGTAGCAGAAACATAATAgcagaaattaaaaagaaaag GTCTTTGAAGGACACCCACAGTTCCTCTGGCCAGTGCAATCCAGCATTCCAACTGGGCAGTGCAAAGAACAGCCCCAGATTTGCACAACCATGCATTAGTCAACCAACATTCCTTGAAACATCCTCGTCACTGACCTGCAAACCTCTTCATGCTTCAGCTGTGCCCTATAGACCAGCACCACTG CCTCCAAAGGACTCAACACAAACCAGGATGCAACAG ATTATGAAACCCTCCGTCCCACCTGTTTCCTATTTTCATCCTACTCAG GCCAAACCCCTGTTACCTAAACTGGAATCTAAACCACTTCCTCCTTCAAGACCTTTACCACCACTGATGTCCAAATCT
- the LOC127412071 gene encoding zinc finger protein 511-like, with the protein MLQQELIELLGSGTPRILADKIPVTEKREFEFAFQQKEKEREAENAVSPFRFRPQRIRVAVEDEYFEDGDIHRHMYLQDVVTSIADDYQPPTISEFRCHIAGCIQLFDTLEGYEHHYNSLHRHVCSNCKRSFPSNRLLDIHILEWHDSLFQVMAEKQCMYECLVEGCGLKFITSKERKNHLIRTHSYPANFRFDKSKKSGRIREKKVPQQKDAHMEVSATSQPENAESMDFSLTSEPESLKTVETNPVHATIPKPQYSYKVPPSICFGQGSVRGFRVGRRKK; encoded by the exons ATGCTGCAACAAGAATTAATTGAACTTTTGGGGTCTGGTACACCAAGAATTCTTGCAGATAAGATACCAGTAACTGAAAAAAGGGAATTCGAGTTTGCAtttcaacaaaaagaaaaagagagagaagcagAAAATGCTGTTTCACCGTTCAGATTTAGACCTCAACGAATTCGCGTTGCTGTAGAGGATGAATATTTTGAA GATGGGGACATACATCGGCACATGTATCTACAAGATGTCGTAACGTCTATTGCTGATGATTACCAGCCTCCAAC CATTTCTGAGTTCAGATGTCACATTGCGGGATGCATACAGTTATTTGACACATTGGAAGGATACGAACACCACTACAATTCATTACATCGACATGTATGCTCCAACTGCAAACGTTCTTTTCCGTCAAATCGACTACTGGACATACACATCTTGGAGTGGCATGACTCTCTCTTCCAGGTCATGGCGGAGAAGCAGTGCATG TATGAGTGCTTGGTTGAGGGATGTGGACTGAAATTCATAACAAGCAAAGAGAGGAAAAATCATCTAATCAGAACGCATAGCTATCCTGCAAACTTCAGATTTGACAAATCAAAGAAAAGTGGAAG AATTCGAGAAAAAAAGGTTCCACAACAGAAGGATGCTCATATGGAGGTTTCTGCAACTAGTCAGCCAGAGAACGCTGAGTCAATGGATTTCTCCTTGACTTCAGAGCCAGAAAGCCTGAAGACTGTAGAAACCAATCCAGTGCATGCAACTATTCCAAAGCCACAATATTCATACAA AGTTCCGCCATCCATTTGCTTTGGTCAAGGCTCAGTCAGAGGGTTCAGAGTAGGAAGAAGGAAGAAGTAG